GCCCGTGGCCACATGCTGGTTGGAGACGTCGCCCGCATCCGGGTTCAGCACGAAGGTCGGGTCCTGGGTCATTTCCTCCGGGGACATCGTGGTGTACAGGCGGGTCAGGTAGGGATGTGCTTTCAGCATGGCCTGAATGTCGCGTGCCGGAGCCACCACGGTGTCTTCAAGTTCTTTGAGGACCTTGGGACCATTGATGCTCAGTTGGGCCTTCTGGATGACCGCCCGATGATCCTCGATCTGATAATAAAATTCGTCATCCGTCAGGTTTGTCAGCGCCGGAGGTTTGGGCAGGTGTCGACGCAAGAAGGCCATCTGCTGGTCCCGATCGCCGCCAAAGGATGGGGCGGGGGCGATGCCAATCGTGGGGCGTTGCTTCAGAAAGTACTGGCCATTGCCCAGCACCTTGCGGGTGAATTCCACCGGGTCGGTGGTTTCCGAAAGTTCCCTGGCGAAGGTCGCCAGCGGGGCCGGGTCGAAACGACTGGCCTCGACGATGCTGCTCTTGCCGGCATAGTCCGTCACGAAGGCCTGCCCACCCGCTTCGTTCATGGCCTCGGTCACGACCTCGGAATAGTTGCCGCCGCCGCTGGTCCAGTCGATGCGCGCCTCGTTGATCTCCGCGTGTTTGAAGTTGTCGGGCACGGCACGATGCTGAGCGAACAGCCAGACATAGACGCCCATGTCGGGCGTGGCCGCCACCCCTGTCAGGCGGATCGGAATGCCGGGCTTGGTGGCGGCGTAGGTGAAGGCGATCGGCTGCATGTCGCCCACCTCGCGGTCCTTGCGCAGCTTCAGGGCGATGAAGTAGTACTTGCCGGCCACGTAGGGGTCGAGCAAGGGGTCGATTTTCTCCGGCAGCACGTAGCCGTTGTCCGTCAGCCACGACTTGAGGGCGGAGGAGTCATTCGCCTGCAGCACCGCCGTGTCGAAGGGGCCCACCGGGGCTTCCGAGACGACGTTCACGGGGGCGGCCGGGGCAGGTGCACGTGCTGCGACAGCCCCCCGGGTCATCATCATGGTCTCGTCACATTCGCCCAGGGTTTTGGTGATGTTGACCTGGAAGCGCGGTTGGGTCGCATCGCGAAGCATCTGAAATAGCTGCTCGGAGCCGACCCGCAGGGTGGGTTTGGTGGGCGTCGGCACGATCCAGGAGAAGTCCTTTGCTGCGCCCTGATACTGGATCTGCACGTGGGTGGTGACTTGCTGGCCGTCGAAGGCAAAGATGATTCGCTCGCCAGCCTGCTCGACCGGTATCCGCTGACAAAACAGCCCGCCGCAGGCGTGGGCGGGCGGGACGGAGATGGCGAGGGGCAGCACGGACAGGCAGGCCGCAGCCAGGCAGGTCTGAAAACGCACGTTCGTTTCTCCTTAGAATGCTTCTCTGTTGCTTCTTACCTCAGCCGGCCTTTGCTAACCGGTTTTTTGGCATCATCTACAAAAAAAGACACGCGCCGAAGCGCGTGTCTGTTATGCGGGGGGCGTCTTTTCAGGTGCGGGCCTTGCCCTGGAACACCACGCCGCGAGAAGGGTCCATCGTGACCATGGCGCCGTCCGGCAGGTCCTGCCAGTTGGCAACCTCCAGCAACAGGGGGATTCCCAGCTGCAGGCAGACGATCGCCGCGTGCGAGGTGAGCCCGCCCATCTCGACGATCACGCCGGCCGCGCGGCGCATGGCCGGCACGTGGTCCTTGGTGGTTTCGCTCGCCACCATGATGTCGCCCGGCTGGATCTTCTCGTCGGCTTCGGCCGCCGAGCGTACCAAGCGCGCGATGCCCTGGACCGGCTTCTTGCCGAGCCCCTGACCCCGCGCGATGACGGTGCTGGCCATTTCCACCTTGATGAAGTTGGTGTTGCCCGGCACCCCGATCGGGAAGCCGGCTGTCACGACGACCAGTTCGCCATCCTGCACCAGGCCCTCGCGTTGCAGCAGGGCCATGGCGTTGTGGACCATCTCCTCGTCATTCAACGCGTGGGGAACCAGGCGTGGAATCACGCCCCAGGTGAGCGCCAGCTTGCGGCAGATCTCGTCGTTGGCCGCCAGCGCCACGATCGGCGCCAGCGGACGGTAACGGGCCACCATGCGGGCAGATGAACCCGACGCGGTGGCCGTGATGATCGAGGCGGCTCCGAGCTTGTCCGACAGCTGGGCTGTCGCCAGGCTGATGGCGTCCACCACCGGCGCGCCGGGGCGCAGGTCCCGTTCGCGCTTGTGCGCGAGGGCGGCCCGTTCGGCTTCCCGCACGATCCGCACCATGGTCTCCACCGCTTCGATCGGGTAGGCGCCCGCAGCGGTCTCGTTCGACAGCATCACGGCGTCCGTTCCGTCGAGCACGGCGTTGGCCACGTCGGAGGCCTCGGCCCGGGTCGGGCGCGGGTTGTGGATCATCGAGTCGAGCATCTGGGTGGCCGTGATGACCGGCTTGCCGATCGCATTGCAGTGGGCAATGATGCGCTTCTGCGCCATCGGAACCTCTTCCGGCGCGGTCTCCACGCCGAGGTCGCCCCGGGCCACCATCACGCCGTCCGAGACGGCTGCGATGTCGCTGATCTGTTCCACCGCATCGCGGCGTTCAATCTTGGAAATCACGTGGGCCCGGGAGCCCTGCGCCGCCAGGAAGTCCTTGATGCGCAGCACGTCCGAGGCTTGCTGCACG
This genomic interval from Candidatus Sericytochromatia bacterium contains the following:
- the pyk gene encoding pyruvate kinase is translated as MPNAITGPLSPEFLTGARAGLKRAKIVATLGPSSSDPEIIRKLVLAGVDVFRLNFSHGTHADHEKRIHHIRAIAAELGRFVAILQDIQGPKIRIGQVEGGQVTLVPGTRFFLQSKERVADANGASVSYENLEKDVPVGAMVLMDDGLLELKVLETTPEGLHCEVVVGGPLRPNKGVNFPSVVMDVDVLTDKDREDLVFGAQMGVDFVAASFVQQASDVLRIKDFLAAQGSRAHVISKIERRDAVEQISDIAAVSDGVMVARGDLGVETAPEEVPMAQKRIIAHCNAIGKPVITATQMLDSMIHNPRPTRAEASDVANAVLDGTDAVMLSNETAAGAYPIEAVETMVRIVREAERAALAHKRERDLRPGAPVVDAISLATAQLSDKLGAASIITATASGSSARMVARYRPLAPIVALAANDEICRKLALTWGVIPRLVPHALNDEEMVHNAMALLQREGLVQDGELVVVTAGFPIGVPGNTNFIKVEMASTVIARGQGLGKKPVQGIARLVRSAAEADEKIQPGDIMVASETTKDHVPAMRRAAGVIVEMGGLTSHAAIVCLQLGIPLLLEVANWQDLPDGAMVTMDPSRGVVFQGKART
- a CDS encoding DUF2330 domain-containing protein yields the protein MRFQTCLAAACLSVLPLAISVPPAHACGGLFCQRIPVEQAGERIIFAFDGQQVTTHVQIQYQGAAKDFSWIVPTPTKPTLRVGSEQLFQMLRDATQPRFQVNITKTLGECDETMMMTRGAVAARAPAPAAPVNVVSEAPVGPFDTAVLQANDSSALKSWLTDNGYVLPEKIDPLLDPYVAGKYYFIALKLRKDREVGDMQPIAFTYAATKPGIPIRLTGVAATPDMGVYVWLFAQHRAVPDNFKHAEINEARIDWTSGGGNYSEVVTEAMNEAGGQAFVTDYAGKSSIVEASRFDPAPLATFARELSETTDPVEFTRKVLGNGQYFLKQRPTIGIAPAPSFGGDRDQQMAFLRRHLPKPPALTNLTDDEFYYQIEDHRAVIQKAQLSINGPKVLKELEDTVVAPARDIQAMLKAHPYLTRLYTTMSPEEMTQDPTFVLNPDAGDVSNQHVATGTRLCSKAYNPMTAPVELTLKNGLKFIVQGGFLRGNTPLSSPAPMPAALRVEQFSTVGAAALISNVMPQVQSILGKMNAAIRADAAAAGSDIGAPGVGMGTLGPARPAGSAKSSGSGGFGCFGNPVRSSQGSSDDGLAFALFGAGFVGWRLTRRRKGS